CTTGATTGACATCGAGAATCGTCACTTGGGCACCGAGACCGACGGCAATCTTAGCGGCATTGATTCCGACGACACCGCCGCCGATGATGGTAATGCGCCCGCGATGGACACCGGGGACACCGCCGAGCAGAACGCCCCGTCCACCGTGGGATTTCCCGAGGTAGTACGCACCGACCTGGGTGGCCATCCTGCCGGCGACTTCGCTCATAGGTGTAAGGAGCGGCAATGAACCGTCGGCAAGCTGGATGGTTTCATACGCTACACCAATAATTTTGCGGTCGAGCAGAGCTTCGGTCAACTGTTGAGCCGGGGCGAGGTGCAAGTAGGTGTAAAGAATTTGGTTTTCACGCAGCAGCGGGTATTCTTGGGGTAAAGGTTCTTTAACCTTGATGATCATATCGGCCCGATCGAAAACATCCTTGGCGGAAGGGAGGATATCCGCTCCGGCGGCGAGGTACTCGTCGTCGGTGATACCACTACCCAGACCAGTACCTTCTTCAATAAAAACAGTGTGGCCGGCAGCAACCAAGGCATGCGCGCCAGCGGGAACAAGACCAACGCGATATTCGTGATTCTTTATCTCTTTGGGAACACCGATGATCATTGAGGAGAACCTCCGCTTTCAGGGTTATACTTCTTTTCCCCACCGAGGAGCGCTGTGGCAAACGTTCGGTGGCGGATATGCCGGTGTAACATGGAATTGTTCGTCATCTTTGAAAATACA
Above is a genomic segment from Desulfovibrio inopinatus DSM 10711 containing:
- the ald gene encoding alanine dehydrogenase, with protein sequence MIIGVPKEIKNHEYRVGLVPAGAHALVAAGHTVFIEEGTGLGSGITDDEYLAAGADILPSAKDVFDRADMIIKVKEPLPQEYPLLRENQILYTYLHLAPAQQLTEALLDRKIIGVAYETIQLADGSLPLLTPMSEVAGRMATQVGAYYLGKSHGGRGVLLGGVPGVHRGRITIIGGGVVGINAAKIAVGLGAQVTILDVNQGRLAYLDDIFGNGITTLMSNKHTMAEVVANSNLVVGAVLIPGAKAPHLVTREMIASMLPGSVIVDVAIDQGGCIETSHATTHDDPVFVVDDVIHYCVANMPGEFARTSTFALTNVTLPYALALANNGVKQAIENDACLRKGVNVCKGHITCAPVADAMNKPYTNVMTLV